CCCGGCTGGGCTGAGAGTCACCGCGGCGATCTGCGCGCCTCGGGACCCAGCGTGACCGCCAAGTGATGCAACATCAGGACGAACGTGATAGCCCACGCGCCCAGCGCTATCCAACTCTGCACCGAGCCGATGTGGTAGACGATCGGGAGGTGGTCGGCCTGCCCCAGGTAGTGGCTGCCCACCCCGTACATGCCCAGCGGGAAGATCACACTCCACCACGGGGCCTCATAGCGCAGTGAGATGTGGTGCACGACATGGCGCCACACCCCGGCGGCGATCAACGGCGGGATCAGCCACGTGCCGAACGCCCAGAACATCACCGACGTTCCGGCGATCAGACCACGGGTGGCGGTGACCATCGGCGCCTCGGCCATCTCGACGATCCGCGCGCCGGCCAGAACGGTGATCGCCGTGGCGCCCATCGCCACCCAGTACTGCGGGATCAGATCCTCGGGCAGCAGCGGGTAGAGCAGCAGACGCAGGGCGACGAAGATTCCGGCGGCGCCGTAGAGGAACACCCCGATCGACCAGGAGACCACCGCGAGCAGCGCCAGGCCCTGACGCCACGGTTCCGCCATGTCGACCTCGAGTACGGCGGCCAGCACCGCGACCGACTGGCTGGCCACCACCCAGATGAACCAGGTGCCGTTGGCCCGCCGCACCACCGGACGCTCCGAGGTGCCCAGCACGGCGGTCCACGGAATCAGGTAGCCGAGCACCAGCCAGGCCAGCGAGCTGACCATCAGCAGGCCGACCGCGATACCGTCATGGCCGTCGATGACGAGGCGGGCCCCCAACACGTTGGTGGCCGACACGAAGGTGAACAGCCCGAACGCGCGGCCGGAGTCGGACAGGTCGGCCCGGAATTCGTGCGGGAAGGCGATGACGCGCACTGCGGACACCGCGACCAGGACAAGGTAGGACAGTGCCGTCACCCACAGCAGCAACACCGAGACCCGGTAGGCGTTCTGGTGGTACATGGCCATCGACACCATCCCGCTGGCCATCACCAGCGCGAAGTAGCCCGGGTTGAGGGTTCGCACCGCCTCCCGGGTACCGGTCGCCGGCATTGTCGTCGTTGCACCCACCCGGTTTCCGCCCCTCTCATCGCACACCGAAAGCGTGTCTCGGTATACCACCGGGCCGCATCCGGCGATGGCCAGTTGGGGGCAATCGACACCGATCTCTACGCTGCCGGTCACCAGACCGGAAGCAGATCGCACGGCGATGTTTTCGGATCAGTCGAGCAGCTGCCGCAGCACGTATTGCATGATGCCGCCGTGCCGGTAGTAGTCGGCTTCACCGGGGGTGTCGATGCGGACCGTGGCGTCGAACTCCACCGCGTCCTTGCCCGAGCCGGCCTTGACGTGCACGGTGTCGGGGATGGTGTCGCCCAGCGCGGTCACGCCGGTGATATCGAAGGTCTCCTCACCGGTCAGCCCCAGGGAGTCGGCATCGGCGCCGTCGGGGAACTGCAGCGGGAGTACTCCCATCCCGATCAGGTTGGAGCGGTGGATGCGCTCGTAGGACACCGCGAGCACCGCCCGCACCCCCAGCAGCACGGTGCCCTTGGCGGCCCAGTCGCGAGACGAGCCGGAGCCGTATTCCTTCCCGGCCAGAATCACCAAGGGGATGCCGGCGTCGAGGTAGTTGACCGACGCGTCGTAGATCGTGCTGACCGGAGCGTCCGGCTGGGTGAAGTCACGGGTGAAGCCGCCCTCGGTTCCCGGTGCCAACTGATTGCGCAGCCGGATG
This is a stretch of genomic DNA from Mycolicibacter terrae. It encodes these proteins:
- a CDS encoding tellurite resistance/C4-dicarboxylate transporter family protein, which translates into the protein MPATGTREAVRTLNPGYFALVMASGMVSMAMYHQNAYRVSVLLLWVTALSYLVLVAVSAVRVIAFPHEFRADLSDSGRAFGLFTFVSATNVLGARLVIDGHDGIAVGLLMVSSLAWLVLGYLIPWTAVLGTSERPVVRRANGTWFIWVVASQSVAVLAAVLEVDMAEPWRQGLALLAVVSWSIGVFLYGAAGIFVALRLLLYPLLPEDLIPQYWVAMGATAITVLAGARIVEMAEAPMVTATRGLIAGTSVMFWAFGTWLIPPLIAAGVWRHVVHHISLRYEAPWWSVIFPLGMYGVGSHYLGQADHLPIVYHIGSVQSWIALGAWAITFVLMLHHLAVTLGPEARRSPR